TTCGTCACCCGAGGCGGAAAACTGGTGTGCCTCCGCCCCGAGTTCACCACCTCCATCGCCCGGATGTACAGTCGGAAATTCGCGGAAAAACTCATCCCGGCCCGGGTCTATTATGCGGGAAAAATATTTCGCCTCCCCTCCTCTCCCTTCCGCTCGGAAACGGAATTGACCCAGGTGGGTTGCGAACACATCGGGACCACCGGATCTCTCGCCGATGCGGAGATGATTGCCCTGACCCTTTCCGCCCTGAAAAACGTGGGCATAGAGGACTGTGTATTGGATATCGGCCACGTCGGTTTTATCCGCGGAATCATTGGAGCTTTGGAGCTCGATCCCGAAAGTCGGGAGTTGTTGATCAAATCGGTTCGCCGCAAAGATTTTCAGGCGATCAGGTACTGGATTGAAACGGGTGCGCGAAAAGACCGTGCTCCCGCCCGACTGCTCGTTGAACTTCCCTTTCTGCGGGGCGGGGAAGAAATTCTCGACCGGCACCGGAACCTCTTTCCCCGGAGCGATGATTTCAGGCAGGCGGAAGACAATATTCGCAAGATCTATGCCCGGCTCCGCGAATTCCGTCTAGACGATTCGGTCTTTCTCAATCTGGGGCTTACCCGGGATTACGACTATTATACCGGATTGATTTTCGAAGGATTTTCACCCCATGTCGGATATCCTCTGGTGGTGGGCGGCCGATATGACGAACTCTTCCGTCTGTTCGGAAAAAATTATCCGGCCTGCGGTTTGGTTTTTTTCACCGAACGACTGGTCGAGGTATTCCAGAAAACCGGGTCCCTACCCATTGCCTTTCACGGACCGCTAGTCATTCACCACCCCCCCGGACGGTGCGCTGAGGCGTTTACCCTGGCCTGCGAACTGCGCACCCGAGGGATTCCAGTGGTTGCGGAAGAAGACGGCAGGACGCAGAAGTTCCGTTTCACCCGCGATCAAGCCGAATTGCCGGTGTATGACTGCGATCCGGAGCAGATATGCCGCATACTGCAGGGAGGCGGCCAAGATGAGTAAACTGACGGTATCGGTGCCGACCGGCCGGCTGAAAGAGGAATCTCTGTCTCTTTTGGCCCGCCTGCGGACTTGGCCGGCTGAATACGTTTTACCCTCCCGCCGGCTGGTGGTTGAAACCAGCGATCTTCCCTGGAGGATCATGTTTTCCCATCCCAAAGACAGTTCGATTTATGTTGAGTTTGGGGCCGCCGACCTGGGAATCGTGGGCAAAGACATCCTCCTCGAACGGGAAAACGAGGTTTACGAACTCATGGATCTGGGAATCGGGCGCTGCACCATGGTGATCGCCGGCCCGGAGGGCTTGAGCCGCAAGGCCCTGTTCGAACGCGAACATCTTAGGATCGCCACCAAGTATCCGTCGATCACCCAACGGTACCTCTCGGAAAACGGAGTCACCGGCGACCTGGTATATCTTTACGGTTCGATCGAACTGGCTCCGGCGATCGGGCTGGCCGACGCCATCGTGGATATCGTTTCCACTGGAAAAACCTTACGGGAAAACCACCTGCGGATCATCGAGGAAATCGGTTTCATCTCCGCCCGGCTGGTGGCCAACCGGATAAGCATCAAGACCCGCAACACGGAAATCGCTGAATTTTGCAACCAACTGAACGAGGTGATCGAGCATGCCTGAGGTACCGATCATATTGAAACCGGTTTTGGAAACCGGCGACCTGGTCGCCAACCTGGTTCCCGATCGCCGACTCCGCTATGAAGAAAGCCGGGAATTGGATCAAACAGTGCGGGAAATTATCGACCAGGTCGCCCAAGGCGGTGATCGGGCCTGTCAGGAGTTGACCCAGCGTTACGACCAGGTCACCGTCCGGGAATTCCGGGTAGCCCCGGCGGAAATCGACCGGGCCCGTAGCGCGGTTCCCGAAAAAGTGCTCCTGACCCTAAATACGGCGATTGACCAGATCCGGGACTTTCACAGCCGCCAGAGCGAACAATCCTGGTGGTATGAACGCTCCGGGACCCAAATGGGTGAAATCAGGCGAGCTGTGGCCAGTGTCGCCGCTTATGTGCCGGGCGGCCGCTATCCTTACCCTTCATCGGTCCTGATGACCGTAATCCCCGCCCAATTGGCCGGGGTACCGCGCATCGCGCTGTTCACCCCCCCCGGACGCCTGGGAAATATCGCCCCGGAGATCCTCGCCGCCGCATCGCTACTGGGGATTGAGGAAATCTATCGGCTCGGAGGAGCCCAGGCGGTCGCTGCCGCCTGCTTCGGGACGGAGACGATCCCCGCCGTTGACCTGATCGTCGGGCCGGGTAACCGCTATGTGACCGTGGCCAAGAAACTTCTGCAGGGAATCGTGGGCATCGACAGCCTGGCCGGTCCCTCCGAAGTGGTAATCCTGGCTGAACCTCCGGCC
The genomic region above belongs to Atribacteraceae bacterium and contains:
- the hisZ gene encoding ATP phosphoribosyltransferase regulatory subunit — encoded protein: MELVFGMKDVHPPELKIRRHIEELLSKTFETWGYEEADTPTLEYHATFNRVLGEEQMKQVYQFVTRGGKLVCLRPEFTTSIARMYSRKFAEKLIPARVYYAGKIFRLPSSPFRSETELTQVGCEHIGTTGSLADAEMIALTLSALKNVGIEDCVLDIGHVGFIRGIIGALELDPESRELLIKSVRRKDFQAIRYWIETGARKDRAPARLLVELPFLRGGEEILDRHRNLFPRSDDFRQAEDNIRKIYARLREFRLDDSVFLNLGLTRDYDYYTGLIFEGFSPHVGYPLVVGGRYDELFRLFGKNYPACGLVFFTERLVEVFQKTGSLPIAFHGPLVIHHPPGRCAEAFTLACELRTRGIPVVAEEDGRTQKFRFTRDQAELPVYDCDPEQICRILQGGGQDE
- the hisG gene encoding ATP phosphoribosyltransferase — protein: MSKLTVSVPTGRLKEESLSLLARLRTWPAEYVLPSRRLVVETSDLPWRIMFSHPKDSSIYVEFGAADLGIVGKDILLERENEVYELMDLGIGRCTMVIAGPEGLSRKALFEREHLRIATKYPSITQRYLSENGVTGDLVYLYGSIELAPAIGLADAIVDIVSTGKTLRENHLRIIEEIGFISARLVANRISIKTRNTEIAEFCNQLNEVIEHA
- the hisD gene encoding histidinol dehydrogenase: MPEVPIILKPVLETGDLVANLVPDRRLRYEESRELDQTVREIIDQVAQGGDRACQELTQRYDQVTVREFRVAPAEIDRARSAVPEKVLLTLNTAIDQIRDFHSRQSEQSWWYERSGTQMGEIRRAVASVAAYVPGGRYPYPSSVLMTVIPAQLAGVPRIALFTPPGRLGNIAPEILAAASLLGIEEIYRLGGAQAVAAACFGTETIPAVDLIVGPGNRYVTVAKKLLQGIVGIDSLAGPSEVVILAEPPAPPTWVALDLLAQAEHDPLARAILFSPNEGFLLSVKTALERELANQPLPFVREVPIYLLQTESRDQAIFLAEVLAPEHLEVMLSETPGLPSRLIRAGAWFIGAGSCVAAGDYGLGPNHVIPTSGGSRFSSPLSVRHFVTTSSFVSQPDESPPEGYEELAHLARLEGLIYHEKSLLARLGKSRLPEWVRERSGQS